A region of Gracilinanus agilis isolate LMUSP501 chromosome 3, AgileGrace, whole genome shotgun sequence DNA encodes the following proteins:
- the KCNMB3 gene encoding calcium-activated potassium channel subunit beta-3, whose amino-acid sequence MQPFNVPVQITLQGSRRRQVRSGCSTSERWKKKDRVDGGSITDVPRKPPSSAGEDRAILLGFVMMGFSVLMFFLLGVTILKPFMLSTQREEANCTIMDTRLKDDWLDCSFTCGVDCRGQGKYPCLQVSVNLSHSGQKAFLHYNEEAVQINPECFYTPKCHRDRNDLLNSALDIKEFFDHKNGTPFSCFYSPDSKPEDVVLIRKDDQMVVFHCVFWPSLTLLGGALIVGMVKLTQHLSVLCAEYTSVAREDVGKVASQKELQQYRLGRKGREKGRNQGLLRWRPS is encoded by the exons ATGCAGCCGTTCAACGTCCCAGTTCAGATCACACTGCAGGGCAGCCGAAGGCGCCAAGTAAG GTCAGGTTGCTCTACTTCAGAGAGGTGGAAAAAGAAAGACCGTGTCGATGGAGGTTCCATCACTGATGTCCCGAGAAAGCCCCCCTCCAGTGCGGGAGAAGATCGAGCCATCCTCCTGGGCTTTGTGATGATGGGTTTTTCTGTTCTGATGTTTTTTTTACTCGGAGTCACTATTCTAAAACCTTTCATGCTCAG CACACAGCGAGAAGAGGCAAACTGTACCATCATGGACACGCGTTTGAAGGATGATTGGCTGGACTGTTCATTCACCTGCGGGGTGGACTGCCGGGGCCAGGGAAAGTACCCCTGCCTCCAGGTGTCTGTGAACCTCTCCCATTCTGGCCAGAAGGCTTTTCTGCACTATAATGAAGAAGCTGTTCAGATAAACCCAGAG TGCTTCTACACACCAAAGTGCCATCGGGATAGGAACGATCTACTCAACAGCGCTCTGGACATCAAGGAATTCTTTGATCACAAAAACGGGACCCCTTTCTCCTGCTTCTACAGCCCGGACAGCAAGCCGGAGGACGTGGTCCTGATAAGGAAGGATGACCAAATGGTGGTCTTCCACTGCGTGTTCTGGCCGTCGCTGACGCTGCTGGGCGGCGCGTTGATCGTGGGCATGGTAAAGCTGACCCAACACCTGTCGGTGCTGTGCGCCGAGTACACCAGCGTGGCGAGGGAGGACGTGGGCAAGGTCGCTTCCCAGAAAGAACTGCAGCAATACAGACTGGGGAGAAagggcagagagaaaggaaggaaccaAGGGCTTTTAAGATGGCGGCCCAGTTAA